From one Pontibacillus sp. HMF3514 genomic stretch:
- the dnaB gene encoding replicative DNA helicase — MNDRTPPHNIEAEQAVLGAIFLEPQAIATASEVLLPEDFYRASHQRIYEVMTKLSEKGEPIDLVTVTTALSNQSVLDEVGGVSYLSDLANSVPTAANIEYYTKIVEEKSILRRLIKTATNIVTSGYSDEGEVESVLNEAEKSILEVAQSKDSGRFKNIKDVLIDVYDNIEQLHNNDEEVTGVPTGFRDLDQITSGFQKNDLIIVAARPSVGKTAFALNIAQNVAVTAQENVAIFSLEMGADQLVMRMLCAEGNINAQKLRTGSLEEEDWGKLTMAMGSLSNAGVFIDDTPGIKVNEIRSKCRRLKQEHGLGMILIDYLQLIQGNGNSKENRQQEVSEISRALKGLARELNVPLIALSQLSRGVEGRQDKRPMMSDIRESGSIEQDADIVGFLYRDDYYDQESEKQNIIEIILAKQRNGPVGTVELAFVKEYNKFVDLDHRYDQSDIPPA; from the coding sequence ATGAATGACCGTACACCGCCCCATAATATTGAAGCTGAACAAGCTGTGTTGGGTGCCATTTTCTTAGAGCCACAAGCCATAGCAACAGCTTCAGAAGTTCTTTTACCAGAGGATTTTTATCGAGCTAGTCACCAGCGTATTTATGAGGTTATGACGAAACTTTCTGAAAAAGGAGAGCCAATTGACCTTGTAACTGTAACGACTGCACTTTCCAATCAGAGCGTTCTAGATGAAGTAGGTGGGGTATCCTACCTTAGTGATCTAGCAAACTCTGTACCAACAGCAGCCAATATTGAATACTACACAAAGATTGTAGAAGAAAAGTCCATTTTACGCAGACTTATAAAAACAGCTACAAATATTGTTACAAGTGGGTATTCAGATGAAGGTGAAGTTGAGAGCGTCTTAAATGAAGCAGAGAAGAGTATTTTAGAAGTAGCCCAAAGTAAGGACTCCGGGCGATTTAAAAATATAAAAGATGTCTTGATTGATGTCTATGATAATATTGAGCAACTTCATAATAATGATGAAGAGGTTACAGGGGTTCCTACTGGTTTCCGTGACTTAGATCAAATCACTTCAGGATTCCAAAAGAACGACCTAATTATTGTAGCTGCTCGTCCTTCAGTAGGTAAGACAGCTTTTGCTTTAAATATCGCGCAAAACGTAGCGGTTACTGCACAAGAAAATGTTGCGATCTTCTCACTTGAGATGGGAGCAGATCAGCTTGTTATGCGTATGCTATGTGCAGAAGGAAATATCAACGCTCAGAAACTCCGTACAGGAAGCCTTGAAGAGGAAGACTGGGGTAAACTCACCATGGCAATGGGGAGCTTGTCTAACGCAGGCGTATTCATTGATGATACACCAGGTATTAAAGTAAACGAGATTCGTTCCAAGTGTCGCCGACTTAAACAGGAGCACGGTCTTGGAATGATCTTAATTGACTACCTTCAGTTAATTCAAGGTAACGGTAACTCTAAAGAAAACCGTCAACAAGAGGTTTCTGAAATCTCACGTGCCTTAAAAGGACTAGCTCGTGAACTTAATGTTCCACTAATTGCACTATCTCAGCTATCTCGTGGCGTTGAAGGACGTCAGGATAAGCGTCCAATGATGTCCGATATCCGTGAATCAGGAAGTATCGAGCAGGATGCCGATATTGTAGGATTCTTATATCGTGATGATTACTATGACCAAGAATCAGAAAAACAAAACATCATTGAGATCATCTTGGCAAAGCAACGTAACGGTCCAGTTGGGACAGTTGAACTAGCCTTCGTAAAAGAATACAACAAATTCGTAGATTTGGATCATCGCTATGATCAGAGTGATATCCCACCTGCGTAA
- the rplI gene encoding 50S ribosomal protein L9 — MKVIFKQDVKGKGKKGEVKNVSDGYARNYLLKHNLAVEATKANLKEHEAQENKKQKEAQAEIDEAKRLKETLENLTVELQAKSGDKGSLFGSITSKHISDELKKNHNIKIDKRKIEMDSPIRTLGYTNVPVKLHNEVMGTIKVHVSEK; from the coding sequence ATGAAAGTAATTTTCAAACAAGATGTAAAAGGTAAAGGGAAAAAAGGAGAAGTAAAAAATGTCTCAGATGGTTATGCTCGTAACTACCTTTTAAAGCATAATCTTGCTGTTGAAGCTACTAAAGCGAACTTAAAAGAACATGAGGCGCAAGAAAATAAGAAGCAAAAAGAAGCACAAGCAGAAATCGATGAGGCAAAACGCCTTAAAGAAACTCTAGAAAATCTTACAGTTGAACTACAAGCAAAATCTGGAGATAAGGGAAGTCTTTTCGGGTCTATAACGAGTAAGCATATCTCTGATGAGTTAAAGAAAAATCACAATATCAAAATTGATAAAAGAAAAATTGAGATGGATTCACCAATTCGTACTCTTGGATATACGAACGTGCCTGTTAAGTTGCATAATGAAGTAATGGGCACAATTAAAGTCCACGTATCAGAAAAGTAA
- a CDS encoding DHH family phosphoesterase: protein MPNFFKKPTLSSHLWVIYTLSVLLLFLIFYYEWKLGFVMASFLIASIYYSVRTEKHLINETEEYISTLSYRVKKVGEEALMEMPIGIVLFSEDYNIEWANPYMNKFFPQDTLVGESLNEISGQLIPNIKEDKEEVWVSVGKYELQTLVKKDERLLYLFDRTKQTELQNIYEHDRTVIAIIFLDNYEEITQAMDDTAKSHINSQVTSILNQWSQENGIYLKRSSQDRFFAVMNKGILTKLEKTKFEILDEVRELISDKNVPLTLSFGIGVGEASLPELGEIAQSSLDLALGRGGDQVVVKDENGKVRFYGGKTNPMEKRTRVRARVISHALKELVQDADKVIVMGHKNPDMDSIGACIGILKVAQANDKDGFVVYDPDDMNTGVQRLMDEVQENEQLWSWFITPDEAHEVVNKNTLLVVVDTHKPSLVIEEKLLNRTEHVVVIDHHRRAEEFIKDPTLVYMEPYASSTAELVTEMLEYQPKKLKLNMLESTALLAGIIVDTKSFTLRTGSRTFDAASYLRAKGADTVLVQKFMKEDLDVYVRRSQLIENAEIYRDGIAISKAESGETYGPVLIAQAADTLLTMSGVVASFVISERSDGRIGISARSLGDINVQVIMESMDGGGHLTNAATQLDDSSIEDAADQLKEIIDEYFEGGSES, encoded by the coding sequence ATGCCGAATTTCTTTAAAAAACCAACATTGAGCAGTCACTTATGGGTCATATATACACTTTCTGTATTACTTTTGTTTCTGATCTTCTATTATGAGTGGAAGTTAGGATTTGTGATGGCCTCTTTTTTGATTGCCTCCATTTATTATAGTGTGCGAACAGAAAAGCACTTAATAAATGAAACGGAGGAGTACATTTCAACACTTTCTTACCGAGTGAAAAAAGTAGGTGAGGAAGCGTTAATGGAAATGCCAATTGGGATTGTTCTATTTAGTGAAGATTACAATATTGAATGGGCAAATCCTTATATGAACAAATTCTTTCCCCAAGATACCTTAGTTGGGGAATCATTGAATGAGATCTCTGGCCAACTGATTCCAAATATTAAAGAAGACAAGGAAGAAGTTTGGGTTTCAGTTGGGAAGTATGAGCTTCAGACACTAGTGAAGAAAGATGAGCGGTTGCTTTATCTTTTTGATCGTACGAAGCAAACAGAACTCCAGAATATCTATGAACACGATCGTACCGTTATTGCGATTATCTTCTTAGATAACTATGAAGAAATTACGCAAGCAATGGACGATACAGCTAAGAGCCATATTAACTCCCAAGTGACCTCCATTTTAAATCAGTGGTCACAAGAGAATGGGATCTATTTAAAACGTTCATCTCAAGATCGATTTTTTGCTGTTATGAACAAAGGGATTTTAACAAAACTTGAGAAAACGAAGTTCGAAATTTTAGACGAAGTTCGTGAACTCATATCAGATAAAAATGTACCACTTACCCTGAGCTTTGGTATTGGGGTAGGAGAAGCTTCACTTCCTGAACTTGGAGAAATAGCTCAATCCAGTTTAGATCTAGCTCTTGGACGAGGTGGAGACCAAGTCGTTGTTAAGGATGAGAATGGGAAAGTGCGCTTCTATGGTGGTAAAACAAATCCTATGGAGAAACGTACACGTGTACGTGCCCGAGTCATTTCTCATGCATTAAAAGAGCTTGTACAAGATGCTGACAAAGTCATCGTTATGGGACACAAAAATCCTGATATGGACTCTATAGGAGCTTGTATAGGAATTTTAAAGGTCGCACAGGCCAATGATAAAGATGGCTTTGTCGTGTACGATCCTGATGATATGAATACAGGCGTACAACGATTAATGGATGAGGTTCAGGAGAATGAACAATTGTGGTCTTGGTTTATCACGCCAGATGAGGCCCATGAGGTTGTTAATAAAAATACGCTCCTTGTTGTTGTTGATACACATAAACCTTCTCTTGTAATTGAAGAAAAGCTTCTAAATCGAACAGAACACGTCGTGGTGATCGATCACCACCGACGAGCAGAAGAGTTCATTAAAGATCCTACACTCGTTTATATGGAGCCGTATGCATCTTCTACAGCAGAGCTCGTGACAGAGATGTTAGAATATCAACCAAAGAAATTAAAACTAAATATGCTTGAATCTACAGCTTTATTAGCTGGTATAATCGTAGATACAAAAAGCTTTACTTTACGTACTGGGTCCAGAACTTTTGATGCTGCGAGTTATTTAAGAGCAAAAGGTGCAGACACAGTACTTGTGCAGAAGTTTATGAAAGAAGACTTAGACGTTTATGTTCGACGAAGTCAGCTTATTGAAAATGCTGAAATTTATCGTGATGGCATTGCGATTTCAAAAGCAGAATCAGGTGAAACTTATGGACCTGTTCTTATAGCACAAGCTGCAGATACACTCCTTACAATGAGTGGGGTTGTCGCTTCATTTGTCATCTCAGAACGTTCAGATGGTCGAATTGGAATAAGTGCTCGCTCTCTCGGGGATATCAACGTCCAAGTCATTATGGAAAGTATGGACGGTGGAGGACACTTAACCAATGCAGCAACACAATTAGATGATTCTTCCATTGAAGATGCTGCAGATCAACTTAAAGAGATTATCGATGAGTATTTTGAAGGGGGTAGTGAATCATGA
- a CDS encoding YybS family protein has product MKGSSIMREGLIYSSIYLALLLVSLFIPAIGLITMFLLPIPFLIFSRRNGWKASLVLISIVLFITTLAVHIVTLPFTIVAGFGGIALGSALYQEKSPYEAWAQGTVGNVVGLLLTYLISLWLFKINWIEEIRKTIDQSIANSVELIESVSGDVSQEQLEALESQFGNIPSMLPSIMGIMAISFAFITLWIGFKILNKQFREQHYFPPVKKLSFPRAIIWYYFIALLVTFIEFESGSIWGDAAQNVYVLTGALFTLQGFSFMFAYADIKGLSKKVPIIGVVISLLFSFLLLYPVRILGIIDLGFSLRERLAKKK; this is encoded by the coding sequence ATGAAAGGTTCTAGTATCATGCGGGAAGGCTTAATCTATTCAAGTATATATTTGGCTTTGTTATTGGTCAGTCTATTTATACCAGCTATTGGTCTGATCACAATGTTTCTTTTGCCAATTCCGTTTTTAATTTTCTCAAGACGAAATGGATGGAAGGCTTCTCTCGTTTTAATTAGTATAGTCTTATTTATTACAACTTTAGCAGTACACATCGTTACATTGCCATTTACGATTGTAGCTGGTTTTGGCGGAATTGCATTAGGAAGTGCCTTATACCAGGAGAAGAGTCCTTATGAAGCATGGGCGCAAGGTACTGTTGGGAATGTAGTCGGTTTATTACTCACATACCTCATATCTCTTTGGTTATTCAAAATCAATTGGATCGAAGAGATTCGTAAAACTATAGATCAATCGATTGCAAATTCAGTTGAGCTTATTGAATCAGTAAGTGGGGATGTCTCACAAGAACAACTAGAGGCTCTTGAAAGCCAGTTCGGAAATATTCCTTCAATGCTTCCAAGCATTATGGGAATTATGGCTATATCTTTTGCCTTTATAACTCTTTGGATAGGGTTTAAAATATTGAATAAACAGTTTCGTGAACAACATTACTTTCCGCCAGTAAAAAAACTTTCGTTTCCAAGGGCAATTATTTGGTATTATTTTATTGCTCTACTTGTGACATTTATTGAATTTGAAAGCGGAAGTATATGGGGAGATGCTGCTCAGAATGTATATGTCCTTACAGGAGCACTCTTTACCTTACAAGGCTTTTCGTTTATGTTCGCTTATGCCGATATTAAGGGGTTATCTAAAAAGGTGCCAATCATTGGTGTAGTAATCTCTTTATTATTTTCATTCTTGTTGCTTTATCCTGTACGAATCTTAGGTATAATTGACTTAGGTTTTTCTTTACGAGAACGCTTAGCAAAGAAGAAGTAG
- the rpsR gene encoding 30S ribosomal protein S18: MARRGRAKRKKVCFFTANGITHIDYKDVDLLKRFVSERGKILPRRVTGTSAKYQRKLTKAIKRARQMALLPYVND; encoded by the coding sequence ATGGCTCGTCGTGGTCGCGCAAAGCGTAAAAAGGTGTGTTTCTTCACAGCGAACGGAATTACACACATCGATTATAAAGATGTAGATCTTCTTAAACGTTTCGTATCTGAACGTGGAAAGATTCTTCCTCGCCGTGTAACTGGAACATCTGCAAAATATCAACGTAAACTTACAAAAGCGATTAAGCGTGCACGTCAGATGGCATTATTGCCATACGTGAACGACTAA
- the ssb gene encoding single-stranded DNA-binding protein, giving the protein MLNRVVLVGRLTKDPDLRYTPNGVAVANFTIAVNRPFNSQQGGKDADFINCVVWRRAAENLANFMKKGSQVGVDGRLQSRSFDNSEGKRVFVTEVVADSVQFLESKGSGSGGAGSQGFQNNNQNQFGNNNQNQQSNQNQEDPFSNNGDPIDISDDDLPF; this is encoded by the coding sequence GTGTTAAATCGTGTCGTGCTTGTCGGCAGATTAACGAAGGATCCTGATTTGCGCTATACACCCAACGGAGTAGCCGTTGCGAACTTTACAATTGCAGTAAACCGACCTTTTAACAGTCAACAGGGAGGAAAGGACGCAGACTTCATTAACTGTGTTGTTTGGCGTCGTGCTGCAGAAAACCTTGCGAACTTTATGAAAAAAGGTAGCCAGGTTGGTGTTGATGGAAGATTGCAAAGCCGCAGTTTTGACAACTCAGAAGGTAAGAGAGTATTTGTGACTGAGGTTGTAGCTGATAGTGTACAATTCTTAGAATCAAAAGGCTCTGGATCAGGTGGCGCAGGTTCTCAAGGATTCCAGAATAATAATCAGAACCAATTTGGAAATAACAATCAAAATCAACAATCGAACCAAAACCAAGAGGACCCATTCTCGAATAATGGAGATCCAATTGATATATCTGACGATGATTTACCATTTTAA
- the rpsF gene encoding 30S ribosomal protein S6 — MRNYEIMYIIRPNIDEESQKSVIERFNNVLTEQGAEINETKEIGKRRLAYEINDFRDGYYVVLKFNGEREAINEFDRLAKYSDDIIRHIAVREDDQ; from the coding sequence ATGAGAAATTATGAAATCATGTACATCATCCGCCCAAACATTGATGAGGAATCTCAAAAATCAGTAATTGAGCGTTTCAACAACGTTCTTACTGAACAGGGTGCGGAGATTAATGAAACAAAAGAAATCGGTAAGCGTCGCCTTGCTTATGAAATTAACGACTTCCGTGATGGTTATTACGTAGTCCTTAAATTCAACGGTGAACGTGAAGCGATTAATGAATTCGACCGCTTAGCGAAGTATTCTGACGATATTATTCGTCATATCGCTGTACGCGAAGACGATCAATAA
- the ychF gene encoding redox-regulated ATPase YchF — MSLTTGIVGLPNVGKSTLFNAITQAGAESANYPFCTIDPNVGIVEVPDYRLEKLTELVNPKKTVPTAFEFTDIAGIVKGASKGEGLGNQFLSHIRQVDAISHVVRCFKDDNITHVSGGVDPIADIETINLELILADLESVNKRLERVQKLVRQKDKEALAEHEVLEKLKEALENETPARAVEFTEDQQKLVKGLHLLTSKPVLYVANVSEDEVADPSGNEYVQQVREYADQEGAQVIVVCAKIESEIAELEGEEKQEFLDDLGIAESGLDQLIKAAYNLLGLATYFTAGEQEVRAWTFKEGMTAPQAAGIIHTDFERGFIRAETVSYDDLVKAGKMSVAKEQGTVRLEGKEYLVKDGDVIHFRFNV; from the coding sequence ATGTCTCTTACAACAGGAATTGTAGGCTTACCAAACGTAGGTAAATCAACGTTGTTTAATGCAATAACGCAAGCAGGTGCAGAATCAGCAAACTATCCTTTCTGTACAATTGATCCCAATGTAGGGATTGTGGAAGTGCCTGATTACCGCCTAGAGAAGTTAACAGAATTAGTAAATCCAAAGAAAACAGTACCAACAGCATTTGAATTTACAGATATTGCTGGGATCGTTAAGGGTGCAAGTAAAGGAGAGGGTCTTGGAAACCAATTCCTATCTCACATTCGTCAGGTAGACGCGATCTCTCATGTTGTTCGTTGCTTCAAAGACGATAACATCACGCACGTATCAGGTGGAGTTGATCCAATTGCTGATATTGAAACGATTAACTTGGAGTTAATTCTTGCAGACCTTGAATCGGTTAACAAGCGACTAGAACGTGTGCAAAAATTAGTTCGCCAAAAAGATAAAGAAGCTTTAGCTGAACACGAAGTTCTTGAAAAACTAAAGGAAGCTTTAGAAAATGAAACACCAGCTCGTGCCGTTGAGTTTACTGAAGATCAGCAAAAGCTAGTTAAAGGTCTGCATCTACTAACAAGCAAACCTGTGCTTTATGTAGCTAACGTAAGCGAGGATGAAGTAGCAGATCCAAGTGGTAATGAATATGTACAACAAGTTCGTGAGTATGCAGATCAAGAAGGTGCTCAAGTAATCGTTGTATGTGCGAAGATAGAATCTGAAATTGCTGAGCTTGAAGGAGAAGAAAAGCAAGAATTCTTAGATGATCTAGGTATTGCAGAATCAGGTCTAGATCAGCTGATTAAAGCTGCTTACAATCTACTAGGCTTAGCTACGTACTTTACAGCAGGTGAGCAAGAAGTACGTGCTTGGACGTTTAAAGAAGGAATGACAGCACCACAGGCTGCTGGTATCATTCACACTGACTTCGAGCGTGGATTCATCCGTGCTGAGACGGTATCTTATGATGACCTAGTAAAGGCTGGTAAAATGTCGGTTGCAAAAGAACAAGGAACAGTTCGCTTAGAAGGTAAAGAGTATTTAGTGAAAGACGGAGACGTTATTCACTTCCGCTTTAATGTATAG
- a CDS encoding DUF951 domain-containing protein: protein MTDKEYSLNDVVQMKKPHPCGENRWRIIRLGMDIRIKCEGCGHSVMIPRRRFETKMKKVLEKHEEE, encoded by the coding sequence ATGACAGACAAAGAATATAGTTTAAATGATGTTGTTCAAATGAAAAAACCTCATCCGTGTGGAGAAAATCGATGGAGAATCATTCGCTTAGGTATGGACATCCGCATTAAATGTGAAGGGTGTGGACATAGTGTTATGATTCCACGTCGTCGATTTGAAACAAAAATGAAGAAGGTTCTTGAAAAACATGAAGAAGAATAA